From the Bacillota bacterium genome, one window contains:
- a CDS encoding ABC transporter permease — MSAEKSSGKLTLIEHWMLSLAIAKKNAKIYYLKPPVLIFGLLFPVFMFLAFAVGRNLPAASMVPGLIGMTVLFAASSVGPLIAPWERQAKTYERLLTTPVSLWHIVLGDVWAGFLYGLVISLVPLALGVLVFGALLFEPAVFLVTLFLAVYCFASLGALLAALPTDMPSNVMMLATLVRFPLLFVSGVFVPLEQMPAWGRSIALFSPLTYTMDLIRLAFGEQPQIGPQFDMTALVAFTALFLGSAYLLQKKGLSRVF; from the coding sequence GTGTCTGCTGAAAAATCCTCTGGCAAGTTAACCCTCATTGAACACTGGATGCTTTCCCTTGCGATTGCTAAAAAAAATGCGAAGATCTATTATCTCAAGCCGCCGGTGTTGATCTTCGGCCTTCTTTTCCCGGTTTTTATGTTTCTCGCCTTTGCGGTGGGCCGCAACCTGCCTGCCGCCAGCATGGTTCCCGGGCTGATTGGGATGACGGTTTTGTTTGCGGCCTCTTCGGTGGGACCGCTGATTGCCCCCTGGGAAAGGCAGGCTAAAACTTACGAGCGCCTGCTGACCACCCCTGTCTCCCTGTGGCACATTGTCCTGGGTGATGTCTGGGCCGGCTTTCTCTACGGCCTGGTTATTTCCCTGGTTCCCCTGGCGCTGGGAGTTCTTGTTTTTGGAGCGCTGCTTTTTGAACCGGCTGTTTTTCTTGTTACTTTGTTTCTGGCGGTTTACTGTTTTGCCTCGCTTGGTGCCTTGCTCGCAGCCCTTCCGACGGACATGCCGTCGAACGTGATGATGCTGGCTACACTGGTCCGGTTTCCGCTGCTCTTTGTGAGTGGGGTCTTTGTTCCTCTCGAGCAAATGCCGGCCTGGGGCCGCTCCATTGCCCTTTTTTCGCCTCTTACATATACCATGGATTTAATCCGCCTTGCGTTCGGGGAGCAGCCCCAGATTGGACCGCAGTTTGACATGACGGCTCTTGTCGCCTTTACGGCATTATTTCTGGGAAGCGCCTATCTTCTTCAAAAGAAAGGTCTTTCCAGAGTGTTCTAG
- a CDS encoding PadR family transcriptional regulator translates to MCGIAGDGCNCSDQHLKRGSLTIPSLLLLLKKKPSHGYELAERLSTLSFLEGVPDPGVIYRHLRHLEENGMVESRLEPGSGGPARKIYSLTPEGDSYLRTWALTIQQKKKSLEGFLLEFNRCLAQEAEKENLSSE, encoded by the coding sequence ATGTGCGGAATTGCTGGAGATGGCTGCAACTGTTCGGACCAGCACCTGAAACGCGGGAGCCTGACAATCCCGTCGCTCCTGCTGCTTTTGAAGAAAAAACCGTCGCATGGGTATGAACTTGCGGAGAGGTTGAGCACCTTATCGTTTCTGGAAGGAGTGCCGGATCCTGGCGTGATTTACCGCCACCTGCGGCATTTAGAGGAGAATGGGATGGTGGAGTCGCGCCTGGAGCCGGGAAGTGGGGGGCCGGCGCGCAAGATTTACTCGCTGACTCCGGAGGGAGACAGTTATCTCCGGACATGGGCCTTGACGATTCAACAGAAAAAGAAATCTTTAGAGGGTTTTCTCCTTGAATTTAATCGGTGCCTTGCACAAGAGGCGGAAAAGGAAAATTTGAGCAGCGAGTAA
- a CDS encoding ATP-binding cassette domain-containing protein — MNFEAIQARNLFKKYGNVQAVAGVTFSVAAGEVFGFLGPNGAGKTTTQRILTGIVEPDQGEVLIMGYHLKKQPYHAKRMMGVVPELANVYVDLSAWDNLLFIGELYGVPKKMRAKRADELLEIFGLKEKRHFKARGFSKGMKQRLLLGMALMSDPEVLILDEPTSGLDVQSTHLIRDLIKKFNERGKTVFLTTHNIEEAGQLCDRVAIINQGKLVAVDRPEKLKCMLQRLQSVVVAFHPQVVESQLLAALKGVNQVKKSGDRFILYTDHPGDVVLAVAELARRENLKILSLHTQGPTLEDVFLHLTDQQ, encoded by the coding sequence GTGAACTTCGAAGCAATCCAGGCAAGGAACCTGTTTAAAAAATATGGAAATGTTCAGGCCGTTGCCGGGGTTACTTTCTCGGTAGCGGCCGGAGAAGTATTCGGTTTTTTGGGTCCAAACGGAGCCGGAAAAACTACCACCCAGCGAATCCTGACGGGGATCGTTGAGCCGGATCAGGGAGAAGTTTTAATCATGGGCTATCACTTGAAAAAGCAGCCGTATCATGCAAAGCGGATGATGGGTGTGGTGCCGGAACTGGCCAATGTCTATGTTGATTTATCCGCCTGGGACAATCTTTTGTTTATCGGAGAACTTTATGGAGTCCCTAAAAAGATGCGTGCGAAGCGGGCAGATGAACTTCTCGAGATCTTCGGATTAAAGGAAAAGCGGCACTTTAAAGCCAGGGGCTTTTCCAAGGGGATGAAGCAGCGGCTGCTGCTTGGCATGGCGCTGATGAGCGATCCGGAAGTTCTTATTTTAGATGAACCTACCTCAGGGCTTGATGTTCAAAGCACCCACCTGATCAGGGATCTGATTAAGAAATTTAATGAGAGGGGAAAAACCGTTTTCCTGACCACCCACAACATCGAGGAAGCCGGCCAACTCTGCGACCGGGTTGCCATCATTAATCAGGGAAAACTGGTGGCTGTGGACCGGCCGGAAAAACTGAAATGTATGCTGCAGCGCCTTCAGTCGGTTGTGGTGGCTTTTCATCCACAGGTGGTTGAATCACAACTCCTCGCCGCTCTTAAGGGTGTAAATCAGGTGAAGAAGTCGGGTGACAGGTTTATCCTCTACACCGATCACCCGGGGGATGTTGTATTGGCGGTTGCCGAACTGGCCAGGCGGGAAAACTTAAAGATCCTTTCCCTGCACACCCAGGGACCAACCCTGGAAGATGTTTTTCTACACCTGACGGATCAGCAATAA
- a CDS encoding aminotransferase class V-fold PLP-dependent enzyme, translating into MEVYLNNAATSWPKPECVYEAVNNFLRRFGASQGRGVFRRSQEATRIIEDCRDALARLFNVKDPSRLVFTKNCSEALNLAIKGFLRPGDHVITSSMEHNSVWRPLKTLEKKGTISLSEVMCNPHGEIDLSDVKRAFRPETRLLVFTHASNVTGTLFPLAELAELAHAHSSRLLVDAAQTAGVFPIDVAELGIDLLACSGHKGLLGPQGTGALYIAPGLELEPLLEGGTGSNSLFPFQPETLPDRFETGIPNGPGLAGLGAAVEFLLKTGVAAIREKEHQLTALLLEKLGQIPGVVLYGPRDPDRQVAVVSFNIQDVNPEEVGAVLDEIYNIMVRTGLHCAPRAHRTIGTLETGTVRVSPGYFNTVADIEYFLEAIREIARKAAPGPSHPVRPGKEGAAAVGEFVKGYQIIQAAPCYADARKIRVIASLTDDVETLFPYLNAVLRGSYHEAGKSFTFSYEGRPVVLQPRQIILGKTENIAKANEILENVVKMLNRVAAARDRITPTTEPQTQLSPFMLYKHLPRTNCRECGELTCLAFATGVIQGRYEAEQCPFLKEPAYAQQKQAIEKLLAEYLEGLLPAGEELLR; encoded by the coding sequence ATGGAGGTTTACCTGAACAACGCGGCAACATCCTGGCCCAAGCCCGAGTGCGTTTACGAAGCAGTGAATAATTTCCTGCGCCGCTTCGGGGCAAGCCAGGGGCGCGGGGTTTTCCGGCGCAGCCAGGAGGCCACCAGGATCATCGAGGACTGCCGTGACGCCCTGGCCCGCCTGTTCAACGTTAAAGATCCTTCACGGCTTGTTTTTACAAAAAACTGCTCCGAGGCCCTGAACCTGGCAATCAAAGGTTTTCTGCGCCCCGGCGACCACGTGATCACCAGCAGCATGGAGCACAACTCGGTCTGGCGCCCCCTGAAAACCCTTGAAAAGAAAGGAACCATTTCTCTTTCAGAGGTCATGTGCAACCCACATGGAGAGATCGATCTCTCTGATGTAAAGCGGGCCTTCCGGCCCGAAACAAGGCTGCTGGTTTTTACGCACGCCTCCAACGTAACGGGAACCCTTTTCCCCCTGGCCGAGCTGGCGGAACTCGCCCATGCCCACAGCTCCAGGCTGCTCGTAGATGCCGCCCAAACTGCCGGAGTTTTTCCCATCGATGTGGCCGAACTTGGCATCGACCTTCTGGCGTGCAGCGGCCACAAGGGACTGCTGGGGCCCCAGGGAACCGGCGCCCTCTATATTGCCCCTGGCCTGGAGCTGGAACCCCTGCTGGAGGGGGGAACCGGGAGCAACTCCCTCTTCCCCTTCCAACCTGAAACACTTCCCGACCGCTTTGAAACCGGCATCCCCAACGGCCCCGGCCTGGCAGGCCTCGGGGCGGCGGTGGAATTTCTTTTAAAGACAGGGGTTGCGGCAATCCGAGAAAAGGAACATCAATTGACGGCCCTTTTACTGGAAAAGCTGGGGCAAATTCCCGGGGTCGTCCTCTATGGGCCCCGGGATCCCGACCGCCAGGTGGCGGTAGTTTCCTTCAACATTCAAGATGTCAACCCTGAAGAGGTGGGTGCGGTACTGGATGAGATTTACAATATCATGGTCCGGACGGGGCTGCACTGCGCGCCCCGCGCCCACAGGACCATCGGCACCCTGGAGACGGGAACGGTGCGCGTCAGCCCCGGCTACTTTAATACAGTCGCAGATATCGAGTACTTCCTGGAGGCAATCCGGGAAATCGCCCGGAAAGCAGCCCCCGGCCCCTCCCACCCCGTTCGTCCAGGAAAAGAGGGCGCCGCAGCAGTTGGAGAATTCGTAAAAGGCTACCAGATTATCCAGGCCGCCCCCTGCTACGCCGATGCCAGGAAGATCAGGGTGATCGCCTCCCTGACAGATGATGTTGAAACGCTTTTCCCCTATTTAAACGCCGTGCTCAGAGGGAGCTATCACGAAGCAGGAAAGTCGTTTACCTTCTCTTACGAAGGCCGGCCTGTGGTTCTCCAGCCCCGACAGATTATCCTGGGCAAGACCGAAAACATCGCTAAGGCAAACGAGATCCTGGAGAATGTGGTCAAAATGCTGAACAGAGTAGCCGCAGCCAGAGATAGAATTACTCCCACTACAGAACCTCAAACCCAACTGAGCCCCTTCATGCTCTACAAACACCTCCCCCGCACCAACTGCAGGGAGTGCGGGGAGCTAACCTGCCTCGCCTTCGCAACTGGGGTCATCCAGGGGCGCTACGAAGCAGAGCAGTGCCCGTTCTTGAAAGAGCCGGCTTACGCGCAGCAAAAGCAGGCAATTGAGAAACTCCTGGCCGAATACCTGGAGGGCCTCTTGCCTGCCGGGGAGGAGCTGCTCAGATGA
- a CDS encoding DUF72 domain-containing protein, whose product MADLRVGTSGYNYPHWRGAFYPKEIPGRRWLNFYAAHFNTVELNVTFYRLPLAKTFASWYDSTPPDFRFAVKGSRMITHIKRLRDVAEPLAAFFGRAEKLQEKLAVVLWQLPPGLRGDPGLLAEFCRLVQGNDTARAARHAFEFRHNSWFSPEVYEILHQNNFGLCIADSPRWPQTLEVTADFVYLRFHGSEKVYTSCYTKEELERWAKRIREWLESGRDVYAYFNNDAGGWAVANARDLISLTRARQEA is encoded by the coding sequence GTGGCCGATTTGCGCGTTGGTACCAGCGGCTACAACTACCCGCACTGGAGGGGGGCCTTCTACCCAAAGGAAATTCCCGGCCGCCGGTGGTTGAACTTCTACGCCGCCCATTTCAACACGGTAGAGCTGAACGTTACCTTTTACCGCCTCCCCCTGGCCAAGACCTTCGCCAGCTGGTATGACAGCACCCCTCCAGATTTCCGGTTTGCCGTCAAAGGAAGCAGGATGATCACCCACATAAAACGCCTGAGGGATGTCGCAGAACCCCTTGCCGCCTTCTTCGGCCGGGCAGAAAAACTCCAGGAAAAACTCGCGGTGGTCCTCTGGCAGCTGCCCCCGGGCCTTCGGGGGGACCCCGGGCTCCTCGCCGAATTCTGCAGGTTGGTACAGGGCAACGATACCGCGCGCGCCGCACGGCACGCCTTTGAATTCCGCCACAATTCCTGGTTCTCCCCTGAGGTTTACGAAATCCTGCACCAAAACAACTTCGGCCTCTGCATTGCGGACTCCCCCAGGTGGCCGCAGACCCTTGAGGTGACTGCAGACTTCGTCTACCTGCGGTTTCACGGAAGCGAGAAGGTTTATACTTCGTGCTACACAAAGGAAGAACTGGAACGCTGGGCCAAAAGAATCCGGGAGTGGCTGGAGAGCGGCAGGGATGTTTACGCCTACTTCAACAACGATGCCGGAGGCTGGGCGGTGGCCAACGCCCGGGACCTGATCTCCCTGACCCGGGCCCGGCAGGAAGCATAA
- a CDS encoding winged helix-turn-helix transcriptional regulator, which translates to MIMRKIAEAFRALGDETRLRILALLIHAELCVCEIELILNLPQPRVSHHLGILKDAGLIADRRNGQMVFYHLVPSHPLWAHAGAGIKQLLDEFVAPEDIVRLKHCLQHRREGKEHLAKLRHAWSKAEIRLY; encoded by the coding sequence ATGATCATGCGGAAAATCGCAGAAGCATTCCGCGCCTTAGGAGACGAAACCAGGCTGCGAATCCTGGCGCTCCTCATCCATGCAGAGCTATGTGTATGCGAAATCGAACTGATCCTCAATCTTCCCCAGCCCCGGGTTTCCCACCACCTGGGCATTTTAAAAGACGCCGGACTGATTGCCGACCGCCGGAACGGCCAGATGGTCTTTTACCACCTCGTTCCTTCCCACCCCCTCTGGGCACATGCAGGAGCCGGAATTAAGCAACTTCTGGATGAGTTCGTTGCGCCCGAGGACATTGTACGCCTTAAGCACTGCCTCCAGCACCGACGGGAGGGAAAAGAGCACCTGGCCAAACTCCGCCACGCGTGGTCCAAGGCCGAGATTCGCCTTTATTAA